One Punica granatum isolate Tunisia-2019 chromosome 3, ASM765513v2, whole genome shotgun sequence genomic window carries:
- the LOC116201830 gene encoding probable NAD(P)H dehydrogenase subunit CRR3, chloroplastic produces MNCYCCSLSSSYSSIYVASRTSLLASLADDHSLRSTRPSSSPPETPPIPRRLSRSRTRQDWQPKKSTQQPTVIQIERAIGTGVFRDNDPLEFEERRSVLDGIIPGSSRKFETAVERKFRETGEWLVRESERRSNSSGKGILVAVFQWILPTWILLLLVTSGIMKLPFDIPLLNDLIM; encoded by the exons ATGAATTGCTACTGCTGCTCCTTATCCTCCTCCTACTCCTCCATTTACGTTGCCTCCAGGACTTCACTCCTTGCTTCTCTAGCCGATGACCACTCCCTCCGCTCCACCCGTCCATCTTCCAGCCCTCCAGAAACCCCGCCGATTCCGAGGAGGCTCAGCAGAAGCCGGACTCGTCAGGATTGGCAACCAAAGAAGTCGACGCAGCAGCCGACCGTCATCCAAATAGAACGCGCCATTGGCACGGGCGTCTTCCGCGACAATGACCCCTT GGAGTTCGAGGAGAGGAGATCCGTTTTAGATGGTATAATCCCCGGCTCCTCAAGGAAGTTCGAGACAGCGGTAGAAAGGAAGTTCCGTGAGACTGGAGAGTGGCTCGTCAGAGAATCAGAAAGACGCTCCAACTCTTCCG GGAAAGGAATTTTGGTGGCCGTGTTCCAATGGATTCTTCCAACATGGATATTGCTGCTCCTAGTAACTTCCGGTATCATGAAGCTGCCGTTTGATATTCCACTTCTCAACGACCTGATTATGTGA
- the LOC116200839 gene encoding uncharacterized protein LOC116200839 isoform X1, which translates to MISGTVVPTHFSCRPCHFPVNTPSWEEALRVGFSRARASPSSSSFSPFRLIKRSHRHHLRKSDTSSAVIARVSGDGGGAPNASQKQSESPDIEEENSTSSSSADGYVALFVRMLGLDQDPLDREQAVVALWKYSLGGKKYIDSIMQFHGCINLIVNLLKSKSGSTCEAAAGLLRSISSVNIYREKVADAGAIEEITALLARPSLPSEVKEQSLCTLWNLSVDEKFRLQIASPDVLPIIIDLLDDEDLKVKEAAGGVMSTLALSQSNHNTMVELGAILKLAAVLRTNEEGWKVIRKEARNALLELAKNDYYRILIIEEGLMPVPMVGSAAYKSFKPSLHSWPSLPDGTEIEQTFKEPSRFGASELLLGLNISENDANIEEAKMNALIGRTQQQFLARIGAIELDDEKKTQLEASSKTGLTLLPCTDGVARLVLILGLDDEGAVSRAAEAIADSSINEFMRVSFKEAGAVKILVQLLERDNDAIRSSVTRALERLSLSVSVCQAVEAEGVIYHLVKILKEKEIPESLTEKTLNILARILNPSKEMKLKFYRGPVNKSNRGSEAGGETYYSNRKEVFDSSVISRLVEIMKSSNLNLRRKAASILEFATTIDSCMDMIISADIESGLTAVFQQTNLDADTESDADLEEPEKYALEVEEMGLTVSAASRLLTKLLDSASFCQRLNFTHLTTLLRKTLRSSIPVTCKDWVAACLVKLISLSGTTKGLEEDLISTEVTLYETIPRLIQQLESSTSEEAREGAVVELNRIVSKGVAGSTRAIASQGGIFHLVKLLGEGPSERASQAALAVLYSLSMDAENHEAIVAAGAVPILRRIVLAERPEWTRALRLLRNLPV; encoded by the exons ATGATTTCGGGGACAGTAGTCCCGACCCACTTCAGCTGCAGGCCTTGTCATTTCCCTGTCAACACCCCATCATGGGAAGAAGCTCTCAGAGTTGGATTTTCAAGAGCAAGAGCATCGCCAAGCAGTTCCTCTTTTTCCCCATTTCGTCTTATTAAGCGTAGCCACCGGCATCATCTTAGGAAGTCCGACACTAGCTCTGCAGTGATAGCTCGGGTCAGTGGAGATGGTGGGGGTGCCCCCAATGCGTCCCAGAAGCAGTCTGAGTCTCCT GATATAGAGGAAGAAAACAGTACTTCATCTAGTTCAGCTGATGGGTACGTGGCTCTGTTTGTTCGAATGCTCGGGTTGGACCAGGACCCTCTGGACAGGGAACAAGCAGTGGTAGCTTTGTGGAAATATTCTTTGGGAGGAAAGAAGTACATTGATTCTATTATGCAGTTCCATGGGTGCATAAACCTGATAGTTAATCTACTCAAGTCCAAGTCAGGCTCAACATGTGAAGCAGCTGCAGGTCTATTAAGGTCTATATCTTCGGTTAATATATACAGAGAGAAGGTAGCTGATGCTGGAGCAATAGAGGAAATAACGGCTTTGCTAGCTCGACCTTCTTTACCTTCTGAG GTGAAGGAGCAGAGTCTGTGTACCTTGTGGAACCTCTCCGTGGATGAGAAGTTCAGATTACAAATAGCTAGTCCTGATGTCCTTCcaataataattgatttattGGATGATGAAGACTTGAAAGTGAAGGAAGCGGCTGGAGGGGTTATGTCCACTTTGGCGCTGAGCCAATCGAATCATAACACAATGGTTGAATTAGGTGCTATATTGAAACTG GCGGCAGTCTTGAGAACGAACGAGGAAGGGTGGAAAGTCATCAGGAAGGAGGCCAGAAACGCTCTCTTGGAGCTGGCAAAGAATGATTATTATAGAATTCTTATAATTGAGGAGGGTTTGATGCCTGTACCTATGGTTGGTTCTGCTGCTTATAAATCCTTCAAGCCATCTTTGCATTCTTGGCCTAGCTTACCTGACGGTACTGAGATCGAGCAAACTTTTAAGGAACCTTCCCGTTTTGGGGCTTCAGAATTGCTTCTTGGGCTGAATATAAGTGAGAATGATGCAAACATTGAGGAAGCTAAGATGAATGCATTAATTGGCCGTACCCAACAACAGTTCCTTGCACGAATTGGTGCTATCGAATTGGATGATGAGAAAAAAACGCAATTGGAAGCCTCCAGTAAGACCGGATTAACACTTTTACCATGTACTGATGGTGTGGCTAGATTGGTCTTAATTCTCGGGCTTGACGATGAGGGGGCAGTATCACGAGCTGCAGAAGCAATAGCTGATTCTTCAATCAATGAGTTTATGAGGGTATCCTTCAAAGAAGCTGGAGCAGTCAAGATTTTGGTTCAACTTCTGGAACGGGATAATGATGCTATTCGGTCATCTGTAACTCGTGCACTGGAGAGATTATCACTTAG TGTGAGTGTCTGCCAAGCAGTAGAGGCTGAAGGTGTTATATATCATCTCGTTAAGATTCTGAAGGAGAAAGAAATCCCCGAGAGCCTGACTGAAAAG ACTTTGAACATACTTGCACGGATTCTAAATCCTAGTAAAGAGATGAAGTTAAAG TTTTATCGTGGACCAGTTAATAAATCTAACCGGGGTTCGGAAGCAGGAGGGGAAACTTATTATTCCAACAG gaaagaagtctttgactcTTCTGTCATTTCCCGCCTTGTTGAGATCATGAAGAGTTCAAACCTGAACTTACGGCGAAAAGCAGCTTCTATTCTCGAATTTGCAACAACTATTGACTCATGCATGGACATGATCATATCAGCAGACATTGAATCTGGTCTCACAGCAGTTTTTCAGCAGACAAATTTGGATG CAGATACTGAGTCTGATGCAGATCTGGAGGAGCCGGAAAAATACGCCCTCGAGGTTGAAGAAATGGGCCTCACTGTCTCTGCTGCATCTCGTCTACTGACAAAACTCCTAGACTCTGCTAGTTTCTGCCAGAGACTGAACTTCACCCATCTCACCACATTGTTACGCAAAACCTTAAGATCTAGCATTCCTGTCACCTGCAAGGACTGGGTGGCTGCCTGCCTTGTAAAGCTGATCTCTCTCTCCGGGACCACGAAAGGGCTTGAGGAGGACCTGATAAGCACGGAGGTTACTCTGTATGAAACAATCCCAAGGCTTATACAGCAGTTGGAGAGCTCTACGTCTGAGGAAGCTCGCGAAGGAGCGGTGGTGGAGCTCAACAGGATAGTGTCCAAAGGGGTGGCAGGATCCACCAGAGCAATCGCCTCTCAGGGTGGGATATTTCACCTGGTAAAGCTTCTGGGAGAAGGACCAAGTGAAAGGGCCTCGCAAGCGGCCTTGGCGGTGCTCTATAGTCTGAGCATGGATGCCGAGAATCACGAGGCGATTGTTGCTGCTGGAGCTGTGCCTATCCTGAGGAGGATTGTGCTGGCAGAGAGGCCAGAGTGGACTCGGGCACTGAGGTTGCTAAGGAATTTGCCAGTGTAA
- the LOC116200839 gene encoding uncharacterized protein LOC116200839 isoform X2, with protein sequence MISGTVVPTHFSCRPCHFPVNTPSWEEALRVGFSRARASPSSSSFSPFRLIKRSHRHHLRKSDTSSAVIARVSGDGGGAPNASQKQSESPDIEEENSTSSSSADGYVALFVRMLGLDQDPLDREQAVVALWKYSLGGKKYIDSIMQFHGCINLIVNLLKSKSGSTCEAAAGLLRSISSVNIYREKVADAGAIEEITALLARPSLPSEVKEQSLCTLWNLSVDEKFRLQIASPDVLPIIIDLLDDEDLKVKEAAGGVMSTLALSQSNHNTMVELGAILKLAAVLRTNEEGWKVIRKEARNALLELAKNDYYRILIIEEGLMPVPMVGSAAYKSFKPSLHSWPSLPDGTEIEQTFKEPSRFGASELLLGLNISENDANIEEAKMNALIGRTQQQFLARIGAIELDDEKKTQLEASSKTGLTLLPCTDGVARLVLILGLDDEGAVSRAAEAIADSSINEFMRVSFKEAGAVKILVQLLERDNDAIRSSVTRALERLSLSVSVCQAVEAEGVIYHLVKILKEKEIPESLTEKTLNILARILNPSKEMKLKFYRGPVNKSNRGSEAGGETYYSNRKEVFDSSVISRLVEIMKSSNLNLRRKAASILEFATTIDSCMDMIISADIESGLTAVFQQTNLDDTESDADLEEPEKYALEVEEMGLTVSAASRLLTKLLDSASFCQRLNFTHLTTLLRKTLRSSIPVTCKDWVAACLVKLISLSGTTKGLEEDLISTEVTLYETIPRLIQQLESSTSEEAREGAVVELNRIVSKGVAGSTRAIASQGGIFHLVKLLGEGPSERASQAALAVLYSLSMDAENHEAIVAAGAVPILRRIVLAERPEWTRALRLLRNLPV encoded by the exons ATGATTTCGGGGACAGTAGTCCCGACCCACTTCAGCTGCAGGCCTTGTCATTTCCCTGTCAACACCCCATCATGGGAAGAAGCTCTCAGAGTTGGATTTTCAAGAGCAAGAGCATCGCCAAGCAGTTCCTCTTTTTCCCCATTTCGTCTTATTAAGCGTAGCCACCGGCATCATCTTAGGAAGTCCGACACTAGCTCTGCAGTGATAGCTCGGGTCAGTGGAGATGGTGGGGGTGCCCCCAATGCGTCCCAGAAGCAGTCTGAGTCTCCT GATATAGAGGAAGAAAACAGTACTTCATCTAGTTCAGCTGATGGGTACGTGGCTCTGTTTGTTCGAATGCTCGGGTTGGACCAGGACCCTCTGGACAGGGAACAAGCAGTGGTAGCTTTGTGGAAATATTCTTTGGGAGGAAAGAAGTACATTGATTCTATTATGCAGTTCCATGGGTGCATAAACCTGATAGTTAATCTACTCAAGTCCAAGTCAGGCTCAACATGTGAAGCAGCTGCAGGTCTATTAAGGTCTATATCTTCGGTTAATATATACAGAGAGAAGGTAGCTGATGCTGGAGCAATAGAGGAAATAACGGCTTTGCTAGCTCGACCTTCTTTACCTTCTGAG GTGAAGGAGCAGAGTCTGTGTACCTTGTGGAACCTCTCCGTGGATGAGAAGTTCAGATTACAAATAGCTAGTCCTGATGTCCTTCcaataataattgatttattGGATGATGAAGACTTGAAAGTGAAGGAAGCGGCTGGAGGGGTTATGTCCACTTTGGCGCTGAGCCAATCGAATCATAACACAATGGTTGAATTAGGTGCTATATTGAAACTG GCGGCAGTCTTGAGAACGAACGAGGAAGGGTGGAAAGTCATCAGGAAGGAGGCCAGAAACGCTCTCTTGGAGCTGGCAAAGAATGATTATTATAGAATTCTTATAATTGAGGAGGGTTTGATGCCTGTACCTATGGTTGGTTCTGCTGCTTATAAATCCTTCAAGCCATCTTTGCATTCTTGGCCTAGCTTACCTGACGGTACTGAGATCGAGCAAACTTTTAAGGAACCTTCCCGTTTTGGGGCTTCAGAATTGCTTCTTGGGCTGAATATAAGTGAGAATGATGCAAACATTGAGGAAGCTAAGATGAATGCATTAATTGGCCGTACCCAACAACAGTTCCTTGCACGAATTGGTGCTATCGAATTGGATGATGAGAAAAAAACGCAATTGGAAGCCTCCAGTAAGACCGGATTAACACTTTTACCATGTACTGATGGTGTGGCTAGATTGGTCTTAATTCTCGGGCTTGACGATGAGGGGGCAGTATCACGAGCTGCAGAAGCAATAGCTGATTCTTCAATCAATGAGTTTATGAGGGTATCCTTCAAAGAAGCTGGAGCAGTCAAGATTTTGGTTCAACTTCTGGAACGGGATAATGATGCTATTCGGTCATCTGTAACTCGTGCACTGGAGAGATTATCACTTAG TGTGAGTGTCTGCCAAGCAGTAGAGGCTGAAGGTGTTATATATCATCTCGTTAAGATTCTGAAGGAGAAAGAAATCCCCGAGAGCCTGACTGAAAAG ACTTTGAACATACTTGCACGGATTCTAAATCCTAGTAAAGAGATGAAGTTAAAG TTTTATCGTGGACCAGTTAATAAATCTAACCGGGGTTCGGAAGCAGGAGGGGAAACTTATTATTCCAACAG gaaagaagtctttgactcTTCTGTCATTTCCCGCCTTGTTGAGATCATGAAGAGTTCAAACCTGAACTTACGGCGAAAAGCAGCTTCTATTCTCGAATTTGCAACAACTATTGACTCATGCATGGACATGATCATATCAGCAGACATTGAATCTGGTCTCACAGCAGTTTTTCAGCAGACAAATTTGGATG ATACTGAGTCTGATGCAGATCTGGAGGAGCCGGAAAAATACGCCCTCGAGGTTGAAGAAATGGGCCTCACTGTCTCTGCTGCATCTCGTCTACTGACAAAACTCCTAGACTCTGCTAGTTTCTGCCAGAGACTGAACTTCACCCATCTCACCACATTGTTACGCAAAACCTTAAGATCTAGCATTCCTGTCACCTGCAAGGACTGGGTGGCTGCCTGCCTTGTAAAGCTGATCTCTCTCTCCGGGACCACGAAAGGGCTTGAGGAGGACCTGATAAGCACGGAGGTTACTCTGTATGAAACAATCCCAAGGCTTATACAGCAGTTGGAGAGCTCTACGTCTGAGGAAGCTCGCGAAGGAGCGGTGGTGGAGCTCAACAGGATAGTGTCCAAAGGGGTGGCAGGATCCACCAGAGCAATCGCCTCTCAGGGTGGGATATTTCACCTGGTAAAGCTTCTGGGAGAAGGACCAAGTGAAAGGGCCTCGCAAGCGGCCTTGGCGGTGCTCTATAGTCTGAGCATGGATGCCGAGAATCACGAGGCGATTGTTGCTGCTGGAGCTGTGCCTATCCTGAGGAGGATTGTGCTGGCAGAGAGGCCAGAGTGGACTCGGGCACTGAGGTTGCTAAGGAATTTGCCAGTGTAA